The following proteins are co-located in the Micromonospora coriariae genome:
- a CDS encoding PHP domain-containing protein → MTSRTGSAPRIDLHAHSTASDGTLSPGELVRAASEAGLDVLAITDHDTTAGWAPAVRALPPGLRLIRGAELSCRWSGTQPPVPLHLLAYLFDPDHPELVAELARVRAAREERGERIVGLLRADGVDVSWPDILAGAGGGTVGRPHIAQALIRAGLVGSTGEAFGPDWLGERYRLPKEDIDVFRAIRLVRAAGGVPVFAHPRATRRGRVVPDELIAELAAAGLAGLEADHEDHSPAEQAHVRALAAELGLLVTGSSDFHGTHKTVQLGAFSTGVEAYERIVAAGVTEVASG, encoded by the coding sequence GTGACCTCGCGTACCGGCTCCGCCCCGCGAATCGACCTGCACGCCCACTCGACGGCCAGCGACGGCACGCTGAGCCCGGGCGAGCTGGTCCGCGCGGCCTCCGAGGCGGGGCTGGACGTGCTGGCGATCACCGACCACGACACCACCGCCGGCTGGGCGCCGGCCGTGCGGGCGCTGCCGCCCGGGCTGCGCCTGATCCGGGGCGCGGAACTGTCCTGTCGCTGGTCCGGCACGCAGCCGCCGGTGCCGCTGCACCTGCTGGCGTACCTGTTCGACCCGGACCACCCGGAGCTGGTCGCCGAGCTGGCCCGGGTGCGCGCCGCCCGCGAGGAGCGGGGCGAACGTATCGTCGGGCTGCTGCGCGCCGACGGCGTCGACGTGAGCTGGCCGGACATTCTGGCCGGCGCGGGAGGCGGCACTGTGGGCCGGCCGCACATCGCGCAGGCGCTGATCCGGGCCGGCCTGGTCGGGAGCACCGGGGAGGCGTTCGGTCCGGACTGGCTGGGCGAGCGGTACCGGCTGCCCAAGGAGGACATCGACGTGTTCCGGGCGATCCGGCTGGTCCGGGCGGCCGGTGGGGTGCCGGTCTTCGCCCATCCGCGCGCCACCCGACGCGGCCGGGTGGTGCCCGACGAGCTGATCGCCGAGCTGGCCGCCGCGGGGCTGGCCGGGCTGGAGGCCGACCACGAGGACCACAGCCCGGCCGAGCAGGCGCACGTACGGGCACTCGCCGCCGAGCTTGGTCTGCTGGTCACCGGCTCCTCGGACTTCCACGGCACCCACAAGACCGTCCAGCTCGGCGCGTTCA
- a CDS encoding SigE family RNA polymerase sigma factor, with product MASRDPLEEEFREFVAARSAALLRTAYLLTGDWATAEDLLQTALTKTYLAWKRLGGIEAVEPYARRVMVNTSTSWWRRRWHGERPTEVLPERAGVDEIEQQLDRDLLWRHLRELPNRQRAVLVLRYYEDMSEAQTAAMLNISPGTVKSQASRALSTLRQRMGAAAPELAAEFSTSGAGTARAGGANSLNGQVTATGGAAPSRPRARTNPSSRPAVPRPVAPRPVELPDELAVDPAAVPVGTGTGEQR from the coding sequence GTGGCGAGCAGGGACCCGTTGGAGGAGGAGTTTCGCGAATTCGTCGCGGCTCGCTCCGCCGCCCTGCTGCGTACCGCGTATCTGCTCACCGGCGACTGGGCCACGGCCGAGGACCTGCTCCAGACGGCGCTGACCAAGACCTATCTGGCGTGGAAGCGGCTCGGTGGGATCGAGGCGGTCGAGCCGTACGCCCGGCGGGTGATGGTCAACACATCGACGAGCTGGTGGCGGCGGCGCTGGCACGGTGAGCGCCCCACCGAGGTGCTGCCCGAGCGCGCCGGTGTCGACGAGATCGAACAGCAGCTGGACCGCGACCTGCTCTGGCGGCACCTCAGGGAGCTGCCCAACCGGCAGCGAGCGGTACTGGTGCTGCGCTACTACGAGGACATGTCCGAGGCGCAGACCGCCGCGATGTTGAACATCTCCCCGGGCACCGTGAAGAGCCAGGCCTCCCGGGCGCTGTCCACGCTCCGCCAGCGGATGGGCGCGGCCGCGCCCGAGTTGGCCGCCGAGTTCAGCACCAGCGGCGCGGGCACCGCGCGTGCCGGTGGCGCGAACAGCCTGAACGGGCAGGTCACGGCCACCGGCGGTGCCGCGCCCAGCCGGCCCCGGGCGAGAACCAACCCGTCGTCCCGTCCGGCCGTGCCCCGCCCGGTCGCCCCCCGTCCGGTCGAGCTGCCGGACGAGCTGGCCGTCGACCCGGCGGCCGTGCCTGTCGGCACGGGCACCGGAGAGCAGCGGTGA
- a CDS encoding PH domain-containing protein, translated as MGSPSGPPFDPDDPDRERRERDTEPIPRIGPDDGPGYGAGPGLSDGPSLSDDVGYGDGPGYAGEGRSGRAWIRDPEAGYQPPQISEDELAGLRADATGATPRRVLPLEDEPSSLVARYLFPTERYRGEWKRHWIHLTTPLLVGIAATFVLGYLSGFLAGQNVGALTTIAVLLWFAVMGWVAWKVADWWYDRFILTNKRVMVVNGIITRRVAMMPLVRVTDMKYEQTPSGRALNYGTFVLESAGQEQALREIKNLPNPNELYLRVVEEMYEPQAVEARLGKEADEAKADDGA; from the coding sequence ATGGGCAGCCCCTCCGGTCCACCCTTCGACCCGGACGACCCCGACCGGGAGCGCCGCGAGCGCGACACCGAGCCGATCCCACGAATCGGGCCCGACGATGGCCCGGGCTACGGTGCCGGCCCCGGCCTGTCCGACGGTCCGTCCCTATCGGACGACGTCGGCTACGGCGACGGGCCGGGCTACGCCGGTGAGGGTCGTTCCGGCCGGGCCTGGATCCGTGATCCGGAGGCTGGCTACCAGCCGCCGCAGATCTCCGAGGACGAGCTGGCCGGGCTGCGCGCCGACGCGACCGGCGCGACTCCCCGGCGGGTGCTGCCGCTGGAGGACGAGCCCAGCTCGCTGGTCGCCCGCTACCTCTTCCCCACCGAGCGCTACCGGGGTGAGTGGAAGCGGCACTGGATCCACCTCACCACCCCGCTGCTGGTCGGCATCGCGGCCACCTTCGTGCTCGGCTACCTCTCCGGCTTCCTCGCCGGGCAGAACGTCGGCGCGTTGACCACCATCGCCGTGCTGCTCTGGTTCGCGGTCATGGGCTGGGTGGCGTGGAAGGTCGCCGACTGGTGGTATGACCGGTTCATCCTGACCAACAAGCGGGTCATGGTCGTCAACGGCATCATCACCCGGCGGGTGGCAATGATGCCGCTGGTCCGGGTCACCGACATGAAGTACGAGCAGACCCCCTCCGGCCGGGCGCTCAACTACGGCACCTTCGTGCTGGAGTCCGCCGGCCAGGAGCAGGCGCTGCGCGAGATCAAGAACCTGCCCAACCCGAACGAGCTCTACCTGCGAGTGGTCGAAGAGATGTACGAGCCGCAGGCGGTCGAGGCCCGGCTGGGCAAGGAAGCCGACGAGGCCAAGGCCGACGACGGGGCGTGA
- a CDS encoding DUF6758 family protein has translation MPNRTFRLDGPAVRGDGGDVSVAVSCPRCGGPVRAPDLMHTESRCLHCGPVPPLHVPEHIGAEIVASVVDRITATADAPGTPLWCPWPLPPGWTLTGVAYAGDDRTGVRATAVACAGPAPLGGGPADLVFVAEEPGVGLGTRLAGLSGPDPGPELAGALTDPGPGHPEHVGQARIRVGGHPTPLWLVNSPKDRSAYAGEARGMWLHAIAWPASAGHLLAEDVVLHDLTEWTPPELVYGAPSPYLPGRA, from the coding sequence GTGCCGAATCGGACGTTCCGGCTTGACGGGCCGGCGGTCCGGGGTGACGGTGGGGATGTGAGTGTCGCGGTGAGTTGTCCGAGATGCGGGGGCCCGGTACGGGCGCCGGATCTGATGCACACCGAGTCGAGGTGCCTGCACTGTGGCCCGGTGCCACCGTTGCACGTGCCCGAGCACATCGGAGCGGAGATCGTGGCGAGCGTGGTGGACCGGATCACCGCGACCGCGGATGCCCCCGGCACGCCGTTGTGGTGCCCGTGGCCGCTGCCGCCCGGCTGGACCCTCACCGGCGTGGCGTACGCCGGGGACGACCGCACCGGAGTGCGGGCGACCGCGGTGGCCTGCGCGGGCCCGGCGCCGCTCGGTGGCGGCCCGGCCGACCTGGTCTTCGTGGCCGAGGAGCCGGGCGTCGGCCTGGGCACCCGGCTGGCCGGGCTGTCCGGCCCGGACCCCGGACCGGAATTGGCCGGCGCGTTGACCGACCCTGGGCCGGGTCACCCCGAGCACGTCGGGCAGGCCAGGATCCGGGTCGGTGGGCACCCGACTCCACTGTGGCTGGTGAATTCACCGAAGGATCGAAGCGCGTACGCCGGCGAGGCTCGGGGAATGTGGCTGCATGCGATAGCCTGGCCGGCGAGTGCGGGTCACCTGCTCGCGGAAGATGTCGTGCTGCACGACCTGACCGAGTGGACTCCGCCCGAGCTCGTGTACGGCGCACCGTCCCCGTACCTACCCGGGAGAGCTTGA
- a CDS encoding TrmH family RNA methyltransferase, which translates to MTDDQLEVGVGPWPGDLPDDPRYDPRLLAEGDRRNVADRYRYWRHEAIVADLDRHRHGFHVAIENWQHDFNIGTVVRNANAFLAAEVHIVGRRRWNRRGAMVTDRYQHVRHHETIEEFVGWAAGQGLPVFGIDNLPGSRPLETGALPRECVLLFGQEGPGLSEPARAACDQLYSIAQYGSTRSINAGVASGIAMHAWIRTHAGSPPD; encoded by the coding sequence GTGACCGACGACCAGCTTGAGGTGGGCGTGGGCCCCTGGCCGGGGGACCTGCCGGACGACCCGCGCTACGACCCGCGATTGCTGGCCGAGGGGGACCGGCGCAACGTGGCCGACCGCTATCGCTACTGGCGACACGAGGCCATCGTCGCCGACCTGGACCGGCACCGGCACGGGTTCCACGTCGCCATCGAGAACTGGCAGCACGACTTCAACATCGGCACCGTGGTCCGCAACGCCAACGCCTTCCTCGCCGCCGAGGTGCACATCGTCGGACGGCGACGGTGGAATCGACGCGGCGCGATGGTGACCGATCGGTACCAGCACGTCCGGCACCACGAGACGATCGAGGAGTTCGTCGGCTGGGCGGCCGGGCAGGGGTTGCCGGTGTTCGGCATCGACAACCTGCCCGGATCGCGCCCACTGGAGACCGGCGCACTGCCCCGGGAGTGTGTGCTGCTGTTCGGCCAGGAGGGGCCGGGTCTCTCCGAACCGGCACGCGCCGCCTGCGACCAGCTCTACTCCATCGCCCAGTACGGCTCCACGAGGTCGATCAACGCGGGCGTGGCCAGCGGCATCGCCATGCACGCGTGGATCCGCACCCACGCCGGGTCGCCACCGGACTGA
- a CDS encoding MaoC family dehydratase has product MQFGRYYEEFEVGAVYRHWPGKTVTEYDDHLFCLLTMNHHPLHMDAHYAETASQFKRNVVVGNYIYSLLLGMSVPDVSGKAIANLEVESLRHVAPTFHGDTIYGETTVLDKRESGSKPDRGVVSVETRGYNQDGTMVCVFRRKVMVPKREYAASNVPEGVDPERPSFPEPR; this is encoded by the coding sequence ATGCAGTTCGGCCGTTACTACGAGGAGTTCGAGGTCGGCGCGGTCTACCGGCACTGGCCGGGCAAGACCGTCACCGAGTACGACGACCACCTCTTCTGCCTGCTCACCATGAACCACCACCCGCTGCACATGGACGCGCACTACGCCGAGACGGCCAGCCAGTTCAAGCGCAACGTCGTGGTGGGCAACTACATCTACTCGCTGCTGCTCGGCATGTCGGTGCCGGACGTCAGCGGCAAGGCGATCGCCAACCTGGAGGTCGAGTCGCTACGGCACGTGGCCCCCACCTTCCACGGCGACACCATCTACGGCGAGACCACCGTGCTGGACAAGCGGGAGTCGGGCTCCAAGCCCGACCGGGGCGTGGTGTCGGTGGAGACCCGCGGCTACAACCAGGACGGCACAATGGTCTGCGTCTTCCGCCGCAAGGTCATGGTCCCGAAGCGGGAGTACGCGGCCAGCAACGTCCCCGAGGGAGTGGACCCGGAGCGGCCCAGCTTCCCCGAGCCGCGCTGA
- the trxA gene encoding thioredoxin — MATVELTSANFDEVTGNDGIVLVDFWADWCGPCKRFAPVYERSSEKHQNIVFGKVDTEAQQELGAKFDIRSIPTIMAIRDGVIVFAQPGALPESALENLIEQVEALDMDDVRKQLAEHNH; from the coding sequence ATGGCAACCGTTGAGCTGACCTCGGCGAACTTCGACGAGGTGACCGGCAACGACGGAATCGTCCTGGTCGACTTCTGGGCCGACTGGTGTGGTCCGTGCAAGCGGTTCGCCCCGGTCTACGAGCGTTCCTCGGAGAAGCACCAGAACATCGTCTTCGGCAAGGTCGACACCGAGGCCCAGCAGGAGTTGGGCGCCAAGTTCGACATCCGGTCGATCCCGACGATCATGGCGATCCGCGACGGCGTCATCGTCTTCGCCCAGCCCGGCGCTCTGCCGGAGTCCGCGCTGGAGAACCTGATCGAGCAGGTCGAGGCGCTGGACATGGACGACGTCCGTAAGCAGCTGGCCGAGCACAACCACTGA
- a CDS encoding HTTM domain-containing protein yields MSRWLTEAVPRGRVAAFRTLIYLFVAADLVVFTPWVRTRASVPGELYQPLLVGRILPLPTPTPAMVAVIFWALLLLALLAATGRAPRLLGWSVCALYLEWMIIAMSYGKVDHDRFGLLVALAVLPTAGRARHGDTTRTEAGGWALRVTQIAVICTYFLAAWAKLRFGGLDWLTGSVLARAIIRRGTDLADLIAQVPHLLIVAQFGIVAFELFSPVVFLLPARWRLAMVGFFYSFHVATIATITISFAPHLAAMTSFLPLERVRPLVWARRLVGRGTAGPQDPAGPSADPVPVGRDAEPAPLGGQPPAVGRPVGP; encoded by the coding sequence ATGAGCCGCTGGCTGACCGAGGCGGTACCGCGGGGACGGGTGGCCGCCTTCCGGACCCTGATCTACCTCTTCGTCGCCGCCGACCTGGTCGTCTTCACGCCCTGGGTGCGGACCAGGGCCAGCGTGCCCGGCGAGCTGTACCAGCCGCTGCTGGTCGGCCGGATCCTCCCGCTGCCCACCCCGACCCCGGCGATGGTTGCGGTGATCTTCTGGGCGCTGCTGCTGCTCGCCCTGCTGGCCGCGACCGGACGGGCGCCCCGGCTGCTCGGCTGGTCGGTCTGCGCGCTGTACCTGGAGTGGATGATCATCGCGATGAGCTACGGGAAGGTCGACCATGACCGGTTCGGGCTGCTCGTCGCGCTGGCCGTACTGCCCACCGCCGGCCGGGCCAGGCACGGCGACACCACCCGCACCGAGGCCGGCGGCTGGGCGCTGCGGGTCACCCAGATCGCGGTGATCTGCACGTACTTCCTGGCCGCCTGGGCCAAGCTGCGCTTCGGCGGGCTGGACTGGCTGACCGGCTCGGTGCTCGCGCGGGCCATCATCCGGCGCGGCACCGACCTCGCGGACCTCATCGCCCAGGTGCCGCACCTGCTGATCGTCGCCCAGTTCGGCATCGTGGCCTTCGAGCTGTTCAGCCCGGTGGTCTTCCTGCTGCCGGCCCGCTGGCGGCTGGCCATGGTCGGCTTCTTCTACTCGTTCCACGTGGCGACCATCGCGACCATCACCATCTCGTTCGCACCGCACCTGGCAGCGATGACCAGCTTCCTGCCGCTGGAGAGGGTCCGCCCGCTGGTCTGGGCCCGCCGGCTCGTCGGCCGTGGAACAGCAGGGCCCCAGGACCCGGCGGGACCCAGCGCGGACCCGGTGCCGGTCGGGCGTGACGCCGAGCCGGCTCCACTCGGCGGTCAGCCGCCGGCGGTCGGGCGACCGGTCGGGCCGTAG
- a CDS encoding thiol-disulfide oxidoreductase DCC family protein yields MKTSTFVYDGDCAFCTRCAEFIERRIPTAARVVPWQFADLDALGLTAAECEEAVQWVGADGSRAAGPDAIAKLLAASGPVWRVAGAGLRFPPARAAAWPAYRWVARNRHRLPGGTAACALPQEARERLYGPTGRPTAGG; encoded by the coding sequence ATGAAGACGTCGACCTTCGTCTACGACGGGGACTGCGCGTTCTGCACCCGGTGCGCGGAGTTCATCGAACGCCGCATCCCCACCGCCGCGCGGGTGGTGCCCTGGCAGTTCGCCGACCTGGACGCGCTCGGCCTAACCGCCGCCGAGTGCGAGGAGGCCGTGCAGTGGGTCGGTGCGGACGGCTCACGCGCCGCCGGGCCGGATGCCATCGCGAAGCTGCTCGCCGCGAGCGGACCGGTCTGGCGGGTCGCCGGCGCCGGGCTGCGTTTCCCGCCGGCGCGTGCCGCGGCCTGGCCGGCGTACCGCTGGGTGGCGCGCAACCGGCACCGACTGCCGGGTGGCACGGCCGCCTGTGCTCTGCCGCAGGAGGCACGGGAGCGGCTCTACGGCCCGACCGGTCGCCCGACCGCCGGCGGCTGA
- a CDS encoding intein-containing Rv2578c family radical SAM protein has protein sequence MRWDNLTAPPVEGDPERAAPATPPLPLALPGAVARTFDTPEFAGMTFYEVQAKSIINRVPGQSRVPFEWTINPYRGCSHGCVYCLGGDTPILMADGRTKPISELEPGDRIYGTERRGAYRRYVVTTVLDKWSTVKAAYRVTLEDGTTLIASGDHRFLSERGWKYVTGAMHGSNRRPYLTTNNRLIGTGRFAAGPKESPDYRRGYLCGMVRGDAHLGTFSYSYGVVHRFRLALCDDEALSRSERYLAHEGVATQRFTFTQASTGRRAMTAIRTSKQRDIETITDLIRWPVDPSDDWRLGFLAGIFDAEGSCSRGVLRITNSDDAILDQTTEALRRFGLSFVLEDRGQPNRVREIRLTGGLAARLRFFHLTDPAITRKRSIEGAALKHQTALRVVDIQALGLELPLWDITTGTGDFIANGVVSHNCFARNTHTYLDLDAGADFDRKVIVKVNAGELVRRELAAPKWRGAHVAMGTNVDCYQRAEGRYRLMPQIIAALRDFANPFSILTKGTLILRDLPLLREAAEVTRVGISYSVGFVDEQLWRSVEPGTPHPRRRLDAVRALADAGFPVGVLMAPILPGLSDGDESIDATVSAIAAAGATSVTPLALHLRPGAREWYAHWLAREHPHLVPRYRELYRAGAYAPQAYQRELTARVRIAARRHGLHRAELGDNRSLPEPPPPPAAEQLTLL, from the coding sequence ATGCGCTGGGACAACCTCACCGCTCCCCCGGTTGAGGGAGACCCCGAGCGGGCAGCGCCAGCGACGCCACCCCTGCCGCTGGCGCTGCCCGGCGCCGTCGCCCGCACCTTCGACACCCCGGAGTTCGCCGGGATGACGTTCTACGAGGTGCAGGCCAAATCCATAATCAACCGGGTGCCCGGGCAGTCCCGCGTCCCCTTCGAGTGGACCATCAACCCCTACCGGGGCTGCTCCCATGGGTGCGTTTACTGCCTGGGCGGGGACACCCCGATCCTCATGGCGGACGGGCGCACGAAGCCGATCAGCGAATTGGAGCCGGGCGACCGCATCTACGGGACGGAGCGGCGCGGCGCGTACCGGCGATACGTCGTCACCACGGTGCTGGACAAGTGGTCGACCGTCAAAGCGGCCTACCGGGTAACCCTGGAGGACGGCACGACGCTCATCGCCAGCGGCGACCACCGGTTCCTCTCCGAACGTGGCTGGAAGTACGTCACCGGAGCCATGCACGGCAGCAACCGACGCCCCTACCTGACCACCAACAATCGCCTGATCGGCACCGGCCGTTTCGCCGCCGGCCCCAAGGAGTCACCGGACTACCGCCGGGGCTACCTCTGCGGCATGGTGCGCGGGGATGCGCATCTCGGCACCTTCTCGTACTCGTACGGGGTGGTGCACCGGTTCCGCCTGGCGCTGTGCGACGACGAGGCGTTGAGCCGTAGTGAGCGCTACCTCGCCCACGAAGGGGTCGCGACGCAGCGCTTCACGTTCACTCAGGCCAGCACCGGGCGGCGAGCGATGACCGCGATCCGCACCTCGAAGCAGCGGGACATCGAGACGATTACTGACCTGATCCGCTGGCCGGTGGATCCCAGTGACGACTGGCGGCTGGGCTTCCTGGCCGGGATCTTCGACGCCGAGGGCAGTTGCAGCAGAGGTGTCCTACGTATCACCAACAGCGACGACGCCATCCTCGACCAGACGACGGAGGCGCTGCGGCGGTTCGGGCTCTCCTTCGTGCTCGAAGATCGCGGCCAACCCAACCGTGTGCGGGAAATCAGACTGACCGGGGGGCTGGCCGCCCGGCTCCGGTTCTTCCACCTGACTGACCCCGCCATCACTCGCAAGCGGTCGATCGAGGGCGCCGCGCTGAAGCATCAGACCGCGCTCAGGGTGGTGGACATCCAGGCGCTCGGGCTGGAGCTGCCGCTGTGGGACATCACCACCGGCACCGGGGACTTCATCGCCAACGGGGTGGTCAGCCACAACTGTTTCGCGAGGAACACTCACACCTATCTCGACCTGGACGCCGGCGCGGACTTCGACCGGAAGGTGATTGTCAAGGTCAACGCTGGGGAGCTGGTCCGGCGGGAGCTGGCCGCGCCGAAGTGGCGGGGCGCGCACGTCGCGATGGGCACCAACGTGGACTGCTACCAGCGCGCCGAGGGCCGCTACCGGCTGATGCCGCAGATCATCGCCGCCTTGCGGGACTTCGCCAACCCGTTCTCGATCCTCACCAAGGGCACGCTGATCCTGCGGGACCTGCCGCTGCTGCGCGAGGCCGCCGAGGTGACCAGGGTCGGCATCTCCTACTCGGTGGGGTTCGTCGACGAGCAGCTCTGGCGTTCCGTCGAGCCGGGCACGCCGCACCCCCGCCGTCGGCTGGACGCGGTCCGGGCGCTCGCCGACGCCGGCTTTCCCGTCGGGGTGCTGATGGCCCCGATCCTGCCCGGGCTGAGCGACGGCGACGAGTCGATCGACGCCACGGTGTCGGCGATCGCCGCCGCCGGGGCGACCAGTGTGACCCCGCTGGCGCTGCACCTGCGCCCCGGCGCCCGGGAGTGGTATGCGCACTGGCTGGCGCGGGAACACCCGCACCTCGTCCCGCGCTACCGCGAGCTCTACCGGGCCGGTGCGTACGCCCCGCAGGCCTACCAGCGGGAGCTGACCGCTCGGGTGCGGATCGCGGCCCGTCGGCACGGGCTGCACCGCGCTGAGCTGGGCGACAACCGCAGCCTGCCCGAACCACCACCGCCGCCGGCCGCTGAGCAGCTGACCCTGCTCTAG
- a CDS encoding CoA-binding protein: MRTAQQILADSAVIAVVGASRDPLKAAHGVPLQMQQYGWRIIPVNPTVDELFGERAYPTLADIPHPVDLVDVFRPAADAVQVVRDAAAIGAPAVWLQLGIVSAEARRIAEAAGMDYVEDRCLIVERAAANLTRLG; the protein is encoded by the coding sequence GTGCGTACCGCTCAGCAGATCCTCGCCGACTCCGCCGTGATCGCCGTCGTGGGCGCCTCCCGCGACCCGTTGAAGGCCGCGCACGGCGTGCCGTTGCAGATGCAGCAGTACGGCTGGCGGATCATCCCGGTCAACCCGACGGTCGACGAACTCTTCGGGGAGCGGGCGTACCCGACGCTGGCCGACATCCCGCACCCGGTCGACCTGGTGGACGTGTTCCGGCCGGCGGCCGACGCCGTGCAGGTGGTCCGGGACGCGGCGGCGATCGGCGCCCCTGCGGTCTGGCTGCAACTGGGCATCGTCTCCGCTGAGGCGCGGCGGATCGCCGAGGCCGCCGGGATGGACTACGTCGAGGACCGCTGCCTCATCGTCGAACGCGCCGCCGCCAACCTGACCCGCCTCGGCTGA
- a CDS encoding acyl-CoA dehydrogenase family protein codes for MARLAQTPGLTDVQRSILETVREFADKEIIPHAQRLEHADEYPTDILDGMREMGLFGLTIDEEYGGLGESLLTYALVVEQLSRGWMSISGIVNTHFIVAYLISQHGSAEQKARLLPKMATGEVRGAFSMSEPETGSDVSAIKSRAVRDGDRYVLNGQKMWLTNGAYSSVVATLVKTDTGAESVYGNMSTFLLEKEPGFGETAPGLTIPGKIDKMGYKGVETTEMVLDGVTVPDSAILGGADKVGRGFYQMMDGIEVGRVNVAARACGISIRAFELAVSYAQQRKTFGQPLAKHQAIAFKLAEMGTKIEAAHALMVNAARLKDAGQRNDVEAGMAKLLASEYCAEVVQEAFRIHGGYGYSKEYEIERLMREAPFLLIGEGTSEIQKTIISRGLLKEYKL; via the coding sequence ATGGCTCGACTCGCCCAGACACCCGGCCTGACCGATGTGCAGCGGTCGATCCTGGAGACCGTCCGGGAGTTCGCCGACAAGGAGATCATCCCGCACGCTCAGCGGCTGGAGCACGCCGACGAATACCCCACCGACATCCTCGACGGGATGCGCGAGATGGGGCTGTTCGGTCTCACCATCGACGAGGAGTACGGGGGCCTCGGCGAGTCGCTGCTCACCTACGCGCTGGTGGTGGAACAGCTGTCCCGAGGCTGGATGTCGATCTCCGGCATCGTCAACACCCACTTCATCGTGGCGTACCTGATCTCCCAGCACGGCTCCGCCGAGCAGAAGGCCCGACTGCTGCCGAAGATGGCCACCGGCGAGGTCCGGGGCGCGTTCTCCATGTCCGAGCCGGAGACCGGCTCCGACGTCTCGGCCATCAAGTCCCGGGCCGTCCGCGACGGCGACCGCTACGTGCTCAACGGTCAGAAGATGTGGCTGACCAACGGGGCGTACTCCTCCGTGGTGGCCACCCTGGTCAAGACCGACACCGGCGCCGAGTCGGTGTACGGCAACATGAGCACCTTCCTGCTGGAGAAGGAGCCGGGCTTCGGGGAGACCGCACCCGGGCTGACCATCCCCGGCAAGATCGACAAGATGGGCTACAAGGGCGTCGAGACCACCGAGATGGTGCTCGACGGGGTGACCGTGCCCGACTCGGCGATCCTCGGCGGCGCCGACAAGGTGGGCCGGGGCTTCTACCAGATGATGGACGGCATCGAGGTGGGCCGGGTCAACGTGGCCGCCCGCGCCTGCGGCATCTCCATCCGCGCCTTCGAGTTGGCGGTCAGCTACGCGCAGCAGCGCAAGACCTTCGGTCAGCCGCTCGCCAAGCACCAGGCCATCGCCTTCAAGCTCGCCGAGATGGGCACGAAGATCGAGGCCGCACACGCCCTCATGGTCAACGCCGCCCGGCTCAAGGACGCCGGCCAGCGCAACGACGTCGAGGCCGGGATGGCCAAGCTGCTCGCGTCCGAGTACTGCGCCGAGGTCGTCCAGGAGGCGTTCCGCATCCACGGCGGCTACGGCTACTCCAAGGAGTACGAGATCGAGCGGCTGATGCGGGAGGCCCCGTTCCTGCTCATCGGCGAGGGCACCTCCGAGATCCAGAAGACCATCATCTCCCGCGGCCTGCTCAAGGAATACAAGCTCTGA
- a CDS encoding DUF4190 domain-containing protein translates to MSYPPPSGPPGDEQPPSPYEPPPDQSPYAPPPAGQSPYPPPPDQSAFGAPERSPYGPPADEPSPYQQQGPHQPAHWGQQPPYPPQGPYGQYGPPSSGPGRGTNVLAILSLVFAFVFPPAGVVLGHVAKRQIRTSGEEGDQLATWGLILGYVFTGLTVLACCGWLALVLIGTTGDNGGY, encoded by the coding sequence GTGAGCTACCCGCCGCCGTCGGGACCGCCCGGGGACGAGCAGCCGCCGTCACCCTACGAGCCACCCCCGGACCAGTCGCCCTACGCGCCGCCGCCGGCGGGCCAGTCGCCGTACCCGCCGCCGCCGGACCAGTCGGCCTTCGGGGCGCCGGAGCGCTCGCCGTACGGGCCGCCGGCGGACGAGCCCTCGCCGTACCAGCAGCAGGGGCCGCACCAGCCGGCGCACTGGGGGCAGCAGCCGCCGTACCCCCCGCAGGGCCCCTACGGGCAGTACGGCCCTCCGTCGTCCGGACCGGGTCGGGGCACAAACGTGCTGGCGATCCTGTCGCTCGTGTTCGCCTTCGTGTTCCCCCCGGCCGGCGTGGTCCTCGGCCACGTGGCCAAGCGACAGATCCGTACCAGCGGCGAGGAGGGCGACCAGCTCGCCACCTGGGGTCTGATCCTCGGCTACGTCTTCACCGGGCTCACCGTGCTGGCCTGCTGTGGTTGGCTGGCGCTGGTCCTCATCGGCACCACCGGCGACAACGGCGGCTACTGA